A region of Homo sapiens chromosome 17, GRCh38.p14 Primary Assembly DNA encodes the following proteins:
- the OR3A2 gene encoding olfactory receptor 3A2, translated as MEPEAGTNRTAVAEFILLGLVQTEEMQPVVFVLLLFAYLVTTGGNLSILAAVLVEPKLHAPMYFFLGNLSVLDVGCITVTVPAMLGRLLSHKSTISYDACLSQLFFFHLLAGMDCFLLTAMAYDRLLAICQPLTYSTRMSQTVQRMLVAASLACAFTNALTHTVAMSTLNFCGPNEVNHFYCDLPQLFQLSCSSTQLNELLLFAVGFIMAGTPLVLIITAYSHVAAAVLRIRSVEGRKKAFSTCGSHLTVVCLFFGRGIFNYMRLGSEEASDKDKGVGVFNTVINPMLNPLIYSLRNPDVQGALWQIFLGRRSLT; from the coding sequence ATGGAGCCAGAAGCTGGGACCAATAGGACCGCTGTTGCTGAGTTCATTCTACTGGGCCTAGTGCAAACAGAAGAGATGCAGCCAGTTGTCTTTGTGCTCCTCCTCTTTGCCTATCTGGTCACAACTGGGGGCAACCTCAGCATCCTGGCAGCCGTCTTGGTGGAGCCCAAACTCCACgcccccatgtacttcttcctggGGAACCTGTCAGTGCTGGATGTCGGATGTATCACTGTCACTGTTCCTGCAATGTTGGGTCGTCTCTTGTCCCACAAGTCCACAATTTCCTATGAcgcctgcctctcccagctcttcTTCTTCCACCTTCTGGCTGGGATGGACTGCTTCCTGCTGACCGCCATGGCCTATGACCGACTCCTGGCCATCTGCCAGCCCCTCACCTACAGCACCCGCATGAGTCAGACAGTCCAGAGGATGTTGGTGGCTGCGTCCTTGGCTTGTGCCTTCACCAACGCACTGACCCACACTGTGGCCATGTCCACGCTCAACTTCTGTGGCCCCAATGAGGTCAATCACTTCTACTGTGACCTCCCACAGCTCTTCCAGCTCTCCTGCTCCAGCACCCAACTCAATGAGCTGCTGCTCTTTGCTGTGGGTTTCATCATGGCAGGCACACCTTTGGTTCTCATCATCACTGCCTACAGCCACGTGGCAGCTGCAGTTCTACGAATCCGTTCAGTGGAGGGCCGAAAGAAGGCCTTCTCCACGTGTGGCTCCCACCTCACCgtggtttgtcttttctttgGAAGAGGTATCTTCAACTACATGAGACTGGGTTCAGAGGAGGCTTCAGACAAGGATAAAGGGGTTGGAGTTTTCAACACTGTTATCAACCCTATGCTGAACCCTCTTATCTACAGCCTCAGAAACCCTGATGTTCAGGGTGCTCTGTGGCAAATATTTTTGGGGAGGAGATCACTGACCTGA
- the OR3A2 gene encoding olfactory receptor 3A2 isoform X1 → MSTKSKKLMEPEAGTNRTAVAEFILLGLVQTEEMQPVVFVLLLFAYLVTTGGNLSILAAVLVEPKLHAPMYFFLGNLSVLDVGCITVTVPAMLGRLLSHKSTISYDACLSQLFFFHLLAGMDCFLLTAMAYDRLLAICQPLTYSTRMSQTVQRMLVAASLACAFTNALTHTVAMSTLNFCGPNEVNHFYCDLPQLFQLSCSSTQLNELLLFAVGFIMAGTPLVLIITAYSHVAAAVLRIRSVEGRKKAFSTCGSHLTVVCLFFGRGIFNYMRLGSEEASDKDKGVGVFNTVINPMLNPLIYSLRNPDVQGALWQIFLGRRSLT, encoded by the exons ATGTCAACCAAGAGCAAG AAACTCATGGAGCCAGAAGCTGGGACCAATAGGACCGCTGTTGCTGAGTTCATTCTACTGGGCCTAGTGCAAACAGAAGAGATGCAGCCAGTTGTCTTTGTGCTCCTCCTCTTTGCCTATCTGGTCACAACTGGGGGCAACCTCAGCATCCTGGCAGCCGTCTTGGTGGAGCCCAAACTCCACgcccccatgtacttcttcctggGGAACCTGTCAGTGCTGGATGTCGGATGTATCACTGTCACTGTTCCTGCAATGTTGGGTCGTCTCTTGTCCCACAAGTCCACAATTTCCTATGAcgcctgcctctcccagctcttcTTCTTCCACCTTCTGGCTGGGATGGACTGCTTCCTGCTGACCGCCATGGCCTATGACCGACTCCTGGCCATCTGCCAGCCCCTCACCTACAGCACCCGCATGAGTCAGACAGTCCAGAGGATGTTGGTGGCTGCGTCCTTGGCTTGTGCCTTCACCAACGCACTGACCCACACTGTGGCCATGTCCACGCTCAACTTCTGTGGCCCCAATGAGGTCAATCACTTCTACTGTGACCTCCCACAGCTCTTCCAGCTCTCCTGCTCCAGCACCCAACTCAATGAGCTGCTGCTCTTTGCTGTGGGTTTCATCATGGCAGGCACACCTTTGGTTCTCATCATCACTGCCTACAGCCACGTGGCAGCTGCAGTTCTACGAATCCGTTCAGTGGAGGGCCGAAAGAAGGCCTTCTCCACGTGTGGCTCCCACCTCACCgtggtttgtcttttctttgGAAGAGGTATCTTCAACTACATGAGACTGGGTTCAGAGGAGGCTTCAGACAAGGATAAAGGGGTTGGAGTTTTCAACACTGTTATCAACCCTATGCTGAACCCTCTTATCTACAGCCTCAGAAACCCTGATGTTCAGGGTGCTCTGTGGCAAATATTTTTGGGGAGGAGATCACTGACCTGA